Proteins from a genomic interval of Pseudomonas anuradhapurensis:
- the hexR gene encoding DNA-binding transcriptional regulator HexR encodes MRNLLEQIQGRLDELNKAERKVAEVILLNPQQATRFSIAALAQAAKVSEPTVNRFCRSFGVSGYPELKLQLAQSLASGAAYVSRAVEADDDPAAYTQKIFASAIASLDSACQQLDPQQVSRAVDMMIQARQIHFFGLGASAPVALDAQHKFFRFNLAVSAHADVLMQRMLASVAHTGDLFVIISYTGRTRELVEVARLARENGASVLGLTAAGSPLANACSLSLHIPLPEDTDIYMPMTSRIIQLTVLDVLATGMTLRRGVDFQPHLRKIKESLNASRYPIEDDELN; translated from the coding sequence GTGCGAAACCTCCTGGAACAGATCCAGGGACGCCTCGACGAGCTGAACAAGGCCGAACGCAAAGTCGCCGAAGTCATCCTGCTCAACCCGCAACAAGCCACCCGTTTCAGCATCGCTGCGCTGGCCCAGGCGGCCAAGGTCAGCGAGCCGACCGTCAACCGCTTCTGCCGCTCGTTCGGCGTCAGCGGCTACCCCGAACTCAAGCTGCAGCTGGCGCAGAGCCTGGCCAGTGGCGCCGCCTATGTCAGCCGCGCGGTGGAGGCCGACGATGATCCGGCAGCCTATACCCAGAAGATCTTCGCCAGCGCCATCGCCTCGCTCGACAGCGCCTGCCAGCAACTCGACCCGCAGCAGGTCAGCCGTGCCGTGGACATGATGATCCAGGCGCGGCAGATCCACTTCTTCGGCCTCGGCGCCTCTGCCCCGGTGGCGCTGGATGCCCAGCACAAGTTCTTCCGCTTCAACCTGGCGGTGTCGGCCCACGCCGACGTACTGATGCAACGCATGCTGGCCTCGGTCGCCCACACCGGCGACCTGTTCGTGATCATTTCCTACACCGGACGCACCCGCGAACTGGTCGAAGTGGCGCGTCTTGCCCGGGAAAATGGCGCCTCGGTGCTGGGCCTGACGGCCGCCGGTTCGCCATTGGCCAATGCCTGCAGCCTGAGCCTGCATATTCCGTTGCCGGAAGACACCGACATCTACATGCCAATGACCTCGCGGATCATCCAGCTGACCGTGCTCGATGTGCTGGCCACCGGCATGACCCTGCGCCGTGGCGTGGACTTCCAGCCGCACCTGCGCAAGATCAAGGAAAGCCTCAACGCCAGCCGCTACCCGATCGAGGACGACGAACTCAACTGA
- a CDS encoding D-hexose-6-phosphate mutarotase translates to MPEHPLHRFFTSQRPRPTFEWERYQQRDVLIIDHPRCQAVFSRQGAQLLHFQPAGERPWLWCAEQWPQVGAIRGGVPVCWPWYGRHPSEDLWPAHGWARLLDWKLVDSREDEEGVTLKWRLDLCDWQVDLHARLGSRMELSLSTEHQDSEPCQLSHALLAYWCISDVSEIALSGLEDIEGYDRLNRQACREDGALKLKGGCQKVYPGTPRVQLQDPAWQRELCIDTGDSDDTVVWHPGNRPLMGVTGRECQRFVCVEAASGSGEGLSLAPGQRVHLRLQAHRLS, encoded by the coding sequence ATGCCCGAACATCCGCTTCATCGCTTCTTCACCTCGCAGCGGCCCCGGCCGACATTCGAGTGGGAGCGTTACCAGCAGCGCGATGTGCTGATCATCGACCACCCACGTTGCCAGGCGGTGTTCAGCCGCCAGGGCGCGCAACTGCTGCATTTTCAGCCGGCCGGCGAACGGCCCTGGCTGTGGTGTGCCGAGCAGTGGCCGCAGGTTGGGGCGATCCGCGGTGGCGTGCCGGTGTGCTGGCCCTGGTATGGCCGTCACCCCAGCGAAGACCTGTGGCCAGCCCATGGCTGGGCGCGCCTGCTGGACTGGAAGCTGGTCGACAGCCGCGAGGACGAGGAGGGCGTTACCCTGAAATGGCGGCTGGACCTGTGCGACTGGCAGGTCGACCTGCATGCCCGGCTGGGCAGCCGCATGGAGCTGAGCCTGAGCACCGAGCACCAGGACAGCGAACCCTGCCAGCTGAGCCATGCCCTGCTGGCCTACTGGTGTATCAGTGACGTGTCCGAGATAGCGCTGTCCGGGCTCGAGGACATCGAAGGCTATGACCGCCTCAACCGCCAGGCCTGCCGTGAGGATGGCGCGCTGAAGCTCAAGGGCGGCTGCCAGAAGGTCTACCCCGGCACGCCACGGGTGCAACTGCAGGACCCGGCCTGGCAGCGTGAGCTGTGCATCGACACCGGCGACAGTGACGACACCGTGGTCTGGCACCCGGGCAACCGCCCGCTGATGGGCGTGACTGGCCGCGAATGCCAGCGCTTCGTCTGCGTCGAGGCCGCCAGTGGCAGTGGTGAAGGCCTGAGCCTGGCGCCGGGGCAGCGGGTACACCTGCGTTTGCAGGCGCACCGGCTCAGTTGA
- a CDS encoding ABC transporter ATP-binding protein, whose product MATLELRNVNKTYGSGLPDTLKDIQLSIKDGEFLILVGPSGCGKSTLMNCIAGLEQITGGAILIDQQDVSGMSPKDRDIAMVFQSYALYPTMSVRENIEFGLKIRKLPQAAIDEEVARVAKLLQIEHLLARKPAQLSGGQQQRVAMGRALARRPKIYLFDEPLSNLDAKLRVEMRTEMKLMHQRLKTTTVYVTHDQIEAMTLGDKVAVMKDGIIQQFGTPQQIYNDPANQFVASFIGSPPMNFIPVRLTKQDGRLLALLDSGQARCELPLGLAADELEGREIILGIRPEQIALGTGEGNSLPGIRAEVQVTEPTGPDLLVFVTLNQTKVCCRLAPDVTCQVGDNLNLQFDPARVLLFDADSGERLHLASSAAAVKDNVAHFKGR is encoded by the coding sequence ATGGCAACGCTCGAACTTCGCAATGTGAACAAGACCTACGGCAGCGGCTTGCCGGACACCCTCAAGGACATCCAGCTGTCGATCAAGGATGGCGAGTTCCTGATCCTGGTCGGCCCGTCGGGCTGCGGCAAGTCGACCTTGATGAACTGCATTGCCGGCCTGGAGCAGATCACCGGCGGGGCGATCCTCATCGACCAGCAGGATGTCAGTGGCATGAGCCCCAAGGATCGTGACATCGCCATGGTGTTCCAGTCCTACGCGCTGTACCCGACCATGAGCGTGCGCGAGAACATCGAGTTCGGCCTGAAGATCCGCAAGCTGCCCCAGGCTGCCATCGACGAAGAGGTGGCGCGGGTGGCCAAGCTGCTGCAGATCGAGCACCTGCTGGCGCGCAAGCCGGCGCAGCTGTCCGGTGGCCAGCAGCAGCGCGTGGCCATGGGCCGGGCGCTGGCGCGGCGGCCGAAGATCTACCTGTTCGATGAACCGCTGTCCAACCTCGATGCCAAGCTGCGTGTCGAGATGCGCACCGAAATGAAACTGATGCACCAGCGCCTGAAGACCACCACCGTGTACGTCACCCATGACCAGATCGAGGCCATGACCCTGGGCGACAAGGTAGCGGTGATGAAGGACGGCATCATCCAGCAGTTCGGCACCCCACAACAGATCTACAACGACCCGGCCAACCAGTTTGTCGCCAGCTTCATCGGTTCTCCGCCGATGAACTTCATCCCGGTACGCCTGACCAAACAGGATGGCCGCCTGCTGGCGCTGCTGGACAGTGGCCAGGCGCGCTGCGAACTGCCTTTGGGCCTGGCTGCCGACGAACTCGAGGGGCGCGAGATCATTCTGGGCATCCGTCCCGAGCAGATCGCGCTGGGCACCGGGGAGGGCAACAGCTTGCCGGGCATCCGCGCCGAGGTGCAGGTGACCGAACCTACCGGGCCGGACCTGCTGGTGTTCGTCACCCTCAACCAGACCAAGGTTTGCTGCCGCCTGGCGCCGGATGTGACGTGCCAGGTAGGTGACAACCTGAACCTGCAGTTCGACCCGGCCCGGGTGCTGCTGTTCGACGCCGACAGCGGCGAGCGCCTGCACCTGGCCAGCTCCGCCGCAGCAGTAAAGGACAACGTGGCTCACTTCAAGGGCCGTTGA
- the gltR gene encoding two-component system response regulator GltR, translated as MSTAGKSILMVDDDQEIRELLQTYLSRSGFQVHAEADGKGFRRALETTPCDLVILDVMLPDEDGFSLCRWVRQHPRQARVPIIMLTASSDEADRVIGLELGADDYLGKPFSPRELQARIKALLRRAEFGQAAPGSAVLAFDDWRLDTVSHRLFHRDGEEVMLSGADFALLKLFLDHPQQILDRDTIGNATRGREPMPLDRIVDMAVSRLRQRLRDTDKPPRLIRTVRGSGYLLAAHVCSGS; from the coding sequence TTGAGCACTGCCGGTAAATCGATCCTGATGGTCGACGACGACCAGGAAATTCGCGAACTGCTGCAAACCTACCTGAGCCGTTCCGGCTTCCAGGTGCATGCCGAAGCCGACGGCAAGGGCTTTCGCCGCGCCCTGGAAACCACCCCTTGCGATCTGGTCATCCTCGACGTCATGTTGCCCGACGAAGACGGCTTCAGCCTGTGCCGTTGGGTACGCCAGCACCCGCGCCAGGCACGGGTACCGATCATCATGCTCACCGCCAGCTCGGACGAAGCCGACCGGGTCATCGGCCTGGAACTGGGCGCCGACGACTATCTGGGCAAACCGTTCAGCCCGCGCGAATTGCAAGCACGGATCAAGGCCCTGCTGCGCCGTGCCGAGTTCGGCCAGGCGGCGCCGGGCAGTGCCGTGCTGGCTTTCGACGACTGGCGCCTGGACACGGTCAGCCATCGCCTGTTTCATCGCGACGGCGAGGAGGTGATGCTCTCCGGCGCCGACTTTGCCCTGCTCAAGCTGTTTCTCGACCACCCCCAGCAGATCCTCGACCGCGACACCATCGGCAACGCCACCCGAGGTCGCGAGCCGATGCCGCTGGACCGCATCGTCGACATGGCGGTGAGCCGCCTGCGCCAACGCCTGCGCGATACCGACAAACCGCCCCGGCTGATCCGCACCGTGCGCGGCAGTGGCTACCTGCTGGCTGCCCATGTCTGCAGTGGCTCCTGA
- a CDS encoding ABC transporter substrate-binding protein — protein MNSTLRLAAAISIASLGASLFPLTALAADSKGSIEVVHWWTSGGEKAAVDVLKAQVEKDGFTWKDGAVAGGGGATAMTVLKSRAVAGNPPGVAQIKGPDIQDWAATGLLDADVLKDVAKEEKWDTLLDKKVADTVKYDGDYVAVPVNIHRINWLWINPEVFKKAGIDKAPTTLDEFYAAADKLKAAGFIPLAHGGQPWQDSTVFESVVLAVMGVDGYKKALVDLDSEALTGPQMIKALTELKKVATYMDPDGKGQDWNLEAAKVINGKAGMQIMGDWAKSEWTLAKKTAGKDYQCVPFPGTDKAFLYNIDSLVVFKQNDEGTAAGQQDIARKVLGQDFQKVFSINKGSIPVRNDMLAVMGKYGFDACAQTSAKDFLADAKSGGLQPSMAHNMATTLAVQGAFFDVVTNYINDPKADPADAAKKLAAAIKAAQ, from the coding sequence ATGAACTCTACGCTTCGTCTCGCTGCCGCAATCTCCATTGCCTCGCTAGGGGCCTCCCTGTTCCCGCTCACTGCCCTGGCTGCCGATTCCAAAGGCAGTATCGAGGTGGTGCACTGGTGGACATCCGGTGGTGAAAAAGCGGCAGTCGATGTGCTCAAGGCCCAGGTCGAAAAAGATGGCTTCACCTGGAAGGACGGCGCAGTCGCTGGCGGCGGTGGTGCCACGGCCATGACCGTGCTCAAGAGCCGCGCCGTGGCGGGCAACCCGCCGGGTGTCGCACAGATCAAGGGCCCGGACATCCAGGACTGGGCAGCCACCGGCCTGCTCGACGCCGATGTGCTCAAGGATGTGGCCAAGGAAGAGAAGTGGGACACGCTGCTCGACAAGAAGGTCGCCGACACCGTGAAGTATGACGGTGACTACGTCGCCGTACCGGTGAACATCCATCGCATCAACTGGCTGTGGATCAACCCCGAAGTGTTCAAGAAAGCCGGCATCGACAAGGCGCCGACCACCCTCGACGAATTCTACGCCGCCGCCGACAAGCTCAAGGCCGCCGGTTTCATCCCGCTCGCCCATGGCGGCCAGCCGTGGCAGGACAGCACCGTATTCGAAAGCGTGGTGCTGGCCGTGATGGGGGTCGATGGCTACAAGAAGGCCCTGGTCGACCTCGACAGCGAGGCGCTGACCGGCCCGCAGATGATCAAGGCGCTGACCGAGCTGAAGAAGGTCGCCACCTACATGGACCCGGATGGCAAGGGCCAGGACTGGAACCTCGAAGCGGCCAAGGTCATCAACGGCAAGGCCGGTATGCAGATCATGGGCGACTGGGCCAAGAGCGAATGGACCCTGGCGAAGAAAACTGCCGGCAAGGACTACCAGTGCGTGCCATTCCCTGGCACGGACAAGGCTTTCCTCTACAACATCGACTCGCTGGTAGTGTTCAAGCAGAACGACGAAGGCACCGCCGCCGGGCAGCAGGACATCGCACGCAAGGTGCTGGGCCAGGACTTCCAGAAGGTGTTCAGCATCAACAAGGGCTCCATCCCGGTACGCAACGACATGCTCGCCGTCATGGGCAAGTACGGCTTCGATGCCTGCGCGCAAACCTCCGCCAAGGACTTCCTCGCCGATGCCAAGAGCGGCGGGCTGCAGCCGAGCATGGCGCACAACATGGCCACCACGCTGGCCGTGCAGGGCGCGTTCTTCGATGTGGTGACCAACTACATCAACGACCCGAAGGCCGACCCGGCCGATGCGGCGAAGAAGCTGGCGGCGGCGATCAAGGCTGCCCAGTAA
- a CDS encoding ATP-binding protein, translating into MSAVAPERRWRLLPRSLLGRMLLLTLLVVLLAQGLSSIIWVAQLRASQLQGLRASASSLAHSMSASVSYFRSLPVGYRPMVLDQLRSMGGTRFFVSLNAKPLDMPVLPVTPRKQVVIDVFQQVLHERLGSQMEISVAFVSPDDLRIFNSGLKLDELPRSWAHYSLTLEPLNPPVLVTQIRLGEGEWLYIASLLPEPYTSLEAERLPRQQIGFIVLTTVLLLLFIGLLVHWQSWPLKRLARAAREMSLGADVAPVAEGGGSEVVEVGRAFNSMRERISRYLTERSQLFSAISHDLRTPITRLRLRVELLEDERLQAKFSQDLDELELLVKGALQCVKDTDIHENIEPVDLNQVLEILAEPYLGDGRITLEGRALAPYPGKPLALRRCIGNLIDNAIKYGERARLRIIDSAEGFVLQVDDQGPGVPEQQLEQVFEPHFRLAGQQQGYGLGLGIARNIAHSHGGEVSLLNLREGGLRVTLYLPRGMD; encoded by the coding sequence ATGTCTGCAGTGGCTCCTGAGCGGCGCTGGCGGCTGCTGCCGCGCTCGTTGCTGGGGCGCATGCTGCTGCTGACCTTGCTGGTGGTGCTGCTGGCCCAGGGCTTGTCCAGCATCATCTGGGTCGCCCAGTTGCGCGCCAGCCAACTGCAAGGCCTGCGCGCCAGTGCCAGCAGCCTGGCCCACTCGATGAGCGCCAGCGTCAGCTACTTTCGTTCGTTGCCGGTGGGCTACCGGCCCATGGTGCTCGATCAGCTGCGCAGCATGGGCGGCACGCGCTTCTTCGTATCGCTCAACGCCAAGCCACTGGACATGCCGGTACTGCCGGTCACCCCGCGCAAGCAGGTGGTGATCGACGTGTTCCAGCAAGTGCTGCATGAGCGCCTGGGTTCGCAGATGGAAATTTCCGTGGCGTTCGTCAGCCCCGACGACCTGCGCATCTTCAACAGCGGCCTCAAGCTCGACGAGCTGCCGCGCTCGTGGGCGCACTACTCGTTGACCCTGGAACCGCTCAACCCGCCGGTGCTGGTGACACAGATCCGCCTGGGTGAGGGCGAGTGGCTGTACATCGCCTCGCTGCTGCCCGAGCCCTATACCAGCCTGGAGGCCGAACGCCTGCCGCGCCAGCAGATCGGCTTCATCGTGCTGACCACCGTGTTGCTGCTGCTGTTCATCGGCCTGCTGGTGCACTGGCAGAGCTGGCCGCTCAAGCGCCTGGCACGGGCGGCGCGCGAAATGTCGCTGGGTGCCGATGTGGCGCCGGTGGCCGAAGGCGGTGGCAGTGAGGTGGTGGAAGTGGGCCGGGCGTTCAACAGCATGCGCGAACGTATCAGCCGCTACCTGACCGAACGTAGCCAGCTGTTCAGCGCTATCTCGCACGACCTGCGCACGCCGATCACTCGCCTGCGGCTGCGGGTCGAGCTGCTGGAGGACGAACGCCTGCAGGCCAAGTTCAGCCAGGACCTGGATGAGCTGGAGTTGCTGGTCAAAGGGGCCTTGCAGTGCGTGAAGGACACCGACATTCATGAAAACATCGAGCCGGTCGACCTCAACCAGGTGCTGGAAATCCTCGCCGAGCCCTACCTGGGCGATGGTCGCATCACCCTCGAAGGCCGGGCACTGGCACCGTATCCGGGCAAGCCGCTGGCGTTGCGACGGTGCATCGGCAACCTGATCGACAATGCCATCAAGTACGGCGAGCGGGCACGGTTACGCATCATCGACAGTGCCGAGGGCTTCGTGCTGCAGGTCGATGACCAGGGGCCGGGGGTGCCCGAGCAGCAGCTGGAACAGGTGTTCGAGCCGCACTTCCGCCTGGCGGGGCAGCAGCAGGGCTATGGGCTGGGGTTGGGCATCGCGCGCAACATCGCTCATAGCCATGGCGGCGAGGTGAGTCTGCTCAACCTGCGCGAGGGCGGGTTGCGGGTGACCTTGTACCTGCCGCGGGGCATGGACTGA
- a CDS encoding carbohydrate ABC transporter permease: MTTATAQLRASPLDALQRWLPKLVLAPSMFIVLVGFYGYILWTFVLSFTTSTFLPTYKWAGLAQYARLFDNDRWWVASKNLLLFGGLFIAISLVIGVLLAVLLDQRIRREGFIRTIYLYPMALSMIVTGTAWKWLLNPGMGLDKLLRDWGWEGFRLDWLIDPDRVVYCLVIAAVWQASGFIMAMFLAGLRGVDPSIIRAAQIDGASLPRIYWRVVLPSLRPVFFSSLMILAHIAIKSFDLVAALTAGGPGYSSDLPAMFMYSFTFSRGQMGMGSASAILMLGAILAILVPYLYSELRSKRHA; encoded by the coding sequence ATGACTACAGCAACCGCCCAACTGCGGGCCTCACCCCTGGACGCGCTTCAGCGCTGGCTGCCCAAGCTGGTGTTGGCGCCGAGCATGTTCATCGTCCTGGTGGGCTTCTACGGCTACATCCTCTGGACCTTTGTCCTGTCCTTCACCACGTCGACCTTCCTGCCGACCTACAAGTGGGCCGGCCTGGCCCAGTACGCCCGGCTGTTCGACAACGACCGCTGGTGGGTGGCGAGCAAGAACCTGCTGCTGTTCGGCGGCCTGTTCATCGCCATCAGCCTGGTCATCGGCGTGCTGCTGGCGGTCCTGCTGGACCAGCGGATCCGCCGCGAAGGCTTCATCCGCACCATCTACCTGTACCCCATGGCGCTGTCGATGATCGTCACCGGCACTGCCTGGAAGTGGCTGCTCAACCCGGGCATGGGCCTGGACAAGCTGCTGCGAGACTGGGGCTGGGAAGGTTTCCGCCTGGACTGGCTGATCGACCCGGACCGGGTGGTGTACTGCCTGGTGATTGCCGCGGTATGGCAGGCATCGGGCTTCATCATGGCGATGTTCCTCGCCGGCCTGCGCGGGGTCGACCCGTCGATCATCCGCGCCGCGCAGATCGACGGCGCCAGCCTGCCGCGCATCTACTGGCGTGTGGTGCTGCCCAGCTTGCGCCCGGTGTTCTTCAGCTCGCTGATGATTCTCGCGCACATTGCCATCAAGAGCTTCGACCTGGTGGCGGCATTGACCGCCGGCGGCCCGGGCTATTCGTCCGACCTGCCAGCGATGTTCATGTATTCGTTCACCTTCAGCCGCGGGCAGATGGGCATGGGCTCGGCCAGCGCCATCCTCATGCTCGGGGCGATCCTGGCGATCCTCGTGCCTTACCTGTACTCGGAGCTGCGGAGCAAACGCCATGCATAG
- a CDS encoding AGE family epimerase/isomerase translates to MNTHNLPATRWLDAPAHTAWRLAEAQRLLAFAKAAKLPDGFGSLDAKGQLAPGARADTLNTARMTHCFALAQLQGLPGCLAYVEHGVAALRGAMQDATHGGWFAHPDGATDSGKAAYLHAFVALAASSAVLAGAADAPALLEDAVQMLVAHFWSEAEGALCESFSRTWQSPEPYRGANSNMHAVEAFLALADVTGQRLWLQRALRIAERVIHGHAAANGHRVIEHFDAFWQPLPHYNLERPADPFRPYGTTPGHALEWARLLLHLEASLERAGLPAPGWLVDDARALFDAACQHAWHVDGAPGFVYTLDWADRPVVHARLHWVHAEACAAAAALLQRTGEARYEQWYQRCWDFIAKHFIDLVAGSWHHELDAHNQPAGMLWPGKPDLYHAYQALLLPGLPLAPSLASSLAANVTR, encoded by the coding sequence ATGAATACGCATAACCTGCCTGCCACCCGTTGGCTCGATGCCCCGGCTCACACCGCCTGGCGCCTGGCCGAAGCACAGCGCCTGCTGGCGTTCGCCAAGGCTGCGAAACTGCCCGATGGCTTCGGCAGCCTGGATGCCAAGGGGCAGCTTGCCCCCGGTGCCCGTGCCGACACCCTGAACACCGCCCGCATGACCCACTGCTTCGCCCTGGCCCAGCTGCAGGGCTTGCCCGGTTGCCTGGCCTATGTCGAACACGGTGTGGCTGCCCTGCGTGGTGCCATGCAGGACGCCACCCATGGCGGCTGGTTCGCCCACCCCGATGGCGCTACCGACAGCGGCAAGGCCGCCTACCTGCATGCCTTCGTCGCCCTGGCCGCCAGCTCGGCGGTGCTGGCCGGCGCTGCCGACGCGCCCGCCCTGCTGGAAGACGCGGTGCAGATGCTTGTCGCGCATTTCTGGAGCGAAGCGGAGGGCGCCCTCTGCGAATCCTTCTCCCGTACCTGGCAGTCGCCCGAGCCGTACCGTGGCGCCAACAGCAACATGCACGCGGTCGAAGCCTTCCTCGCCCTGGCCGATGTCACTGGCCAGCGCCTGTGGCTGCAACGCGCCCTGCGCATCGCCGAACGCGTCATTCATGGCCATGCCGCCGCCAACGGCCATCGCGTCATCGAGCACTTCGATGCCTTCTGGCAGCCACTGCCGCATTACAACCTGGAGCGTCCGGCTGATCCTTTCCGGCCGTATGGCACCACCCCCGGGCATGCGCTGGAGTGGGCGCGGTTGCTGCTGCACCTGGAGGCCAGCCTCGAACGGGCCGGCCTGCCTGCGCCGGGCTGGCTGGTGGACGACGCGCGCGCGTTGTTCGACGCGGCCTGCCAGCACGCGTGGCACGTCGATGGCGCGCCGGGCTTTGTCTATACCCTGGACTGGGCCGATCGGCCGGTGGTGCACGCGCGCCTGCATTGGGTGCACGCCGAGGCCTGCGCCGCCGCAGCGGCGCTGTTGCAGCGTACTGGCGAGGCACGCTACGAGCAGTGGTACCAGCGCTGCTGGGATTTCATTGCCAAGCATTTCATCGACCTGGTTGCGGGCAGCTGGCACCACGAGCTCGATGCACATAACCAGCCAGCCGGGATGCTGTGGCCGGGCAAGCCCGACCTCTACCACGCCTACCAGGCATTGCTGCTGCCGGGCTTGCCGCTGGCGCCGAGCCTGGCCAGCAGCCTGGCCGCCAATGTAACCAGATGA
- a CDS encoding carbohydrate ABC transporter permease: MHSPVDKPVLSLSRIAIHAVLLLAVLLYLVPLVVMLLTSFKTPDDISTGNLLSWPAVFSGIGWVKAWATVSGYFWNSIMITVPAVLISTAIGALNGYVLSMWRFRGSQLFFGLLLFGCFLPFQTVLLPASFTLGKLGLASTTSGLVLVHVVYGLAFTTLFFRNFYVSVPDALVKAARLDGAGFFTIFRRIILPMSTPIIMVCLIWQFTQIWNDFLFGVVFSSGDSQPITVALNNLVNTSTGAKEYNVDMAAAMIAGLPTLLVYVVAGKYFVRGLTAGAVKG, translated from the coding sequence ATGCATAGCCCTGTCGACAAACCGGTGCTGAGCCTCAGCCGCATCGCCATCCACGCGGTGCTGTTGCTGGCCGTGTTGCTGTACCTGGTGCCGCTGGTGGTGATGCTGCTGACCAGCTTCAAGACCCCGGACGATATCAGCACCGGCAACCTGCTGAGCTGGCCGGCGGTGTTCAGCGGTATTGGTTGGGTCAAGGCCTGGGCCACGGTCAGCGGGTACTTCTGGAACTCGATCATGATCACCGTGCCGGCGGTACTGATCTCCACTGCCATCGGCGCGCTGAACGGCTACGTGCTGTCGATGTGGCGCTTCCGTGGTTCGCAGCTGTTCTTCGGCCTGCTGCTGTTCGGCTGCTTCCTGCCGTTCCAGACCGTGCTGCTGCCGGCCTCGTTCACCCTCGGCAAGCTCGGCCTGGCCAGCACCACCAGCGGCCTGGTGCTGGTGCACGTGGTCTATGGCCTGGCCTTTACCACGCTGTTCTTCCGCAACTTCTACGTGAGCGTCCCCGATGCGCTGGTCAAGGCTGCGCGGCTGGATGGCGCCGGGTTCTTCACCATCTTCCGCCGCATCATCCTGCCGATGTCCACGCCGATCATCATGGTCTGCCTGATCTGGCAGTTCACCCAGATCTGGAACGACTTCCTGTTTGGCGTGGTGTTCTCCAGCGGCGACTCGCAACCGATCACCGTGGCCTTGAACAACCTGGTCAACACCAGTACCGGGGCCAAGGAATACAACGTCGACATGGCGGCGGCGATGATTGCCGGCCTGCCAACCCTGCTGGTCTACGTGGTGGCAGGCAAATATTTCGTCCGCGGCCTGACGGCTGGCGCGGTAAAGGGGTAA
- a CDS encoding carbohydrate porin, whose amino-acid sequence MEQRKRIRTLGSLALLAIVGSSGAQAAEAFSSESKWMTGDWGGTRTELLEKGYDFTLDYVGEVAGNLHGGYNDDKTARYSDQFALGAHLDLQKILGWHDAEFKLAITERSGRNLSNDRISDPRAGQFSSVQEVWGRGQTWRLTQMWVKQKYFDGALDVKFGRFGEGEDFNSFPCDFQNLAFCGSQVGNWVGGIWYNWPVSQWALRVKYNITPEFFVQVGAFEQNPSNLETGNGFKLSGSGTKGAILPVEAVWSPKVNGLPGEYRLGYYYSTAKADDVFDDVNGNPQALTGEAFKSHSSKHGWWVVAQQQVTAHAGDVNRGLSLFANFTVHDKATNVVDNYQQVGLVYKGAFDARPKDDIGFGVARIHVNDDVKKRAELLNAQSGIDDYDNPGFVPLQRTEYNAELYYGFHVTNWLTVRPNLQYIKSPGGVDEVDNALVAGLKIQSSF is encoded by the coding sequence ATGGAACAGCGCAAACGCATCAGGACATTGGGCTCGCTGGCCTTGCTTGCCATCGTTGGCAGCAGCGGGGCGCAGGCTGCCGAGGCCTTTTCCAGCGAATCGAAGTGGATGACCGGCGACTGGGGCGGCACCCGCACCGAACTGCTGGAAAAAGGTTACGACTTCACCCTGGATTATGTCGGTGAGGTAGCCGGCAACCTGCACGGCGGCTACAACGACGACAAGACCGCGCGCTACAGCGACCAGTTCGCGCTGGGCGCACACCTGGACCTGCAGAAAATCCTCGGCTGGCACGATGCCGAGTTCAAGCTGGCGATCACCGAGCGCAGTGGCCGCAACCTGTCCAACGACCGCATCAGCGACCCGCGCGCCGGGCAGTTCAGCTCGGTGCAGGAAGTGTGGGGCCGCGGCCAGACCTGGCGCCTGACCCAGATGTGGGTCAAGCAGAAGTACTTTGACGGTGCGCTGGACGTCAAATTCGGCCGCTTCGGCGAAGGCGAGGACTTCAACAGCTTCCCTTGCGACTTCCAGAACCTGGCCTTCTGCGGCTCGCAAGTGGGCAACTGGGTCGGTGGCATCTGGTACAACTGGCCGGTGAGCCAGTGGGCACTGCGGGTCAAGTACAACATCACCCCGGAATTCTTCGTCCAGGTCGGTGCCTTCGAGCAGAACCCTTCCAACCTGGAAACCGGCAACGGCTTCAAGCTCAGCGGCAGCGGCACCAAGGGCGCGATACTGCCGGTGGAAGCGGTGTGGTCACCCAAGGTCAATGGCCTGCCGGGCGAGTACCGCCTGGGTTACTACTACAGCACGGCCAAGGCCGATGATGTATTCGACGATGTCAACGGCAACCCGCAGGCGTTGACTGGCGAAGCCTTCAAGTCACACTCCAGCAAGCACGGCTGGTGGGTCGTGGCGCAACAGCAAGTCACTGCCCATGCTGGCGATGTCAACCGTGGCCTGAGCCTGTTCGCCAACTTCACCGTCCACGACAAGGCCACCAACGTGGTCGACAACTACCAGCAGGTAGGCCTGGTCTACAAGGGCGCCTTCGACGCCCGGCCCAAGGACGATATCGGCTTCGGTGTGGCACGTATTCATGTGAATGACGACGTCAAGAAACGCGCCGAGTTGCTCAATGCCCAGAGCGGTATCGACGATTACGACAACCCCGGCTTCGTGCCGCTGCAACGCACCGAATACAACGCCGAGCTCTATTACGGCTTCCACGTCACCAACTGGCTGACCGTGCGGCCCAACCTGCAGTACATCAAAAGCCCCGGCGGGGTCGATGAGGTGGACAATGCGTTGGTCGCAGGCTTGAAGATTCAGTCGTCATTCTAA